The Synchiropus splendidus isolate RoL2022-P1 chromosome 11, RoL_Sspl_1.0, whole genome shotgun sequence genome contains a region encoding:
- the fam193b gene encoding protein FAM193B, which yields MARKKSKQQGVAQKDLVPGQQAAPKSPVSPGDAAGGGGGDAGLDRLATTRANQPMHTCCLLCHREFKDWGANSMNGLTGSHGTKLADAVPALSQALLREAPGRKLADAVPSLSQSLLGEVPLWICQSCCKSVEEEERRSSQEQPMPVPLSHSSSCKSQGCGNGYPEQSTVDWDPSSFLSAHKLSGLWNSAHTNGGEHCSHNSSHSQQGVTPSSCHEKRVLHEAPGKSAKSVGAKVCPYSHPSAQNSSGSSAGNPLSTSADHCKTTPKHFKTMCRRPTPPGEAFHQSDHQHTDLSVPPNSPTGLSSQHSTLLVPKPSSGQHSHVTSSSNGAAHAPFSPLGPNLHGPTAKLSSPSPDSPTSVHKPSTCKNSHIPANNTQHNKMGSSVMGCNHPCNGHSAGAAATSNVGHLTGGACRDQACKGHKMTNGNLCHPPSELEEGEDEDSSSERSSCASSSTNQKDGKYCDCCYCEFFGHNAPPAAPTSRNYAEIREKLRSRLTRRKEELPQRQDSDLTVPGAIDNRDVDELLDFINSSEPKPVNSAKAAKRARHKQKKKEKAQQGHTGAAGSDPLANPLEPADEPMADEAEASRLLDWPQLELERVNSFLTSRLEEIKNTIKDSIRASFSMYDLNLDVNDFPKKAAMLEGNHLLSHLNGSSDMQQIDLDLSPLSLGNFKSHMDLANGWEDTASVTAPNTATGGSGSKDNQRANTAQNPSKLTRISSPEKCTTADGLPPPPVQATAKSKDSGDAKSQTVGATKSKKSKKQQQKQEPPVHEHSSKAGETKVAENGSSGAKAGSKPTQQCVDSQRNGTRKLDEGRSTKNATNGANCGLLSAPKGRGETEVKVGRCDEVDSKGQPSVQTNGQQQLQSKNKNKKNKNKGEKSSNAIDDVFLPKDVDPTEMDEIDREVEYFKRFCLDSAKQTRQKVAVNWSNFSLKKVPSNAAQ from the exons ATGGCGAGGAAGAAAAGCAAGCAGCAAGGCGTCGCCCAGAAGGACCTAGTTCCCGGGCAGCAAGCCGCACCGAAGAGCCCAGTCTCTCCCGGCGATGCAGCTGGCGGTGGCGGCGGAGATGCTGGGCTGGATCGGTTGGCGACCACCAGAGCGAACCAG CCTATGCACACCTGCTGCCTTTTGTGCCACCGCGAGTTTAAGGACTGGGGGGCAAACTCGATGAACGGACTAACCGGAAGCCATGGGACCAAGCTTGCTGACGCGGTGCCCGCGCTCTCTCAGGCCTTATTGCGGGAAGCACCAGGGCGTAAACTTGCAGATGCAGTGCCCTCGCTGTCTCAGTCACTTTTGGGAGAGGTGCCGCTGTGGATCTGTCAGAGCTGCTGTAAGagcgtggaagaggaggagagacggagcAGTCAAGAGCAACCAATGCCG gTACCATTGTCACACTCTTCGTCCTGTAAATCCCAGGGCTGTGGGAACGGCTACCCTGAGCAAAGTACTGTAGATTGGGATCCAAGTTCCTTCCTGTCAGCCCACAAATTGTCAGGACTCTGGAACTCGGCCCACACCAATGGAGGGGAACATTGCAGCCACAACTCATCACACTCACAACAAG GTGTAACACCGAGCTCCTGTCATGAAAAAAGAGTACTCCATGAAGCACCTGGTAAATCTGCTAAAAGCGTGGGAGCCAAAGTGTGTCCGTACAGTCACCCATCGGCGCAGAATTCCAGTGGATCTTCTGCTGGGAACCCACTTTCTACCTCAGCAGATCATTGCAAGACCACTCCCAAGCATTTCAAAACTATGTGTCGCCGACCCACGCCACCAG gTGAAGCCTTTCATCAAAGTGATCATCAACACACAGACTTGTCGGTTCCCCCCAACAGTCCAACCGGTTTATCTTCCCAGCATTCCACCCTGCTGGTCCCCAAGCCAAGCTCTGGTCAGCACAGTCACGTCACCTCTTCCTCCAACGGCGCTGCCCACGCGCCCTTCTCTCCCCTGGGACCCAACCTCCACGGCCCGACAGCAAAACTCTCTTCTCCCAGCCCAGACAGTCCCACATCTGTTCACAAGCCCAGCACATGCAAAAACTCGCACATTCCAGCCAACAACACTCAACACAACAAGATGGGCTCCTCGGTTATGGGGTGCAACCATCCTTGTAACGGACACAGTGCGGGAGCAGCGGCGACTTCTAATGTTGGGCATTTGACAGGTGGCGCCTGCAG GGACCAAGCATGTAAGGGGCACAAAATGACTAATGGGAACTTGTGTCATCCACCTTCCGAACTTGAGGAGGGCGAGGATGAAGACAGCAGCTCTGAAAGAAGCTCCTGTGCTTCGTCCTCCACCAATCAGAAGGATGGGAAGTACTGTGACTGCTGCTACTGCGAGTTCTTCGGACACAACGCG CCTCCAGCTGCACCTACAAGCCGCAACTACGCTGAGATCCGAGAGAAGCTACGCTCCCGCCTCACCAGACGTAAAGAGGAGTTGCCTCAGCGCCAGGACTCCGATCTAACAGTTCCCGGGGCCATAGACAACCGGGATGTGGACGAGCTGTTGGACTTCATCAACAGTTCTGAACCCAAACCTGTCAACAGTGCCAAGGCTGCTAAAAGGGCTcgacacaaacaaaagaaaaag GAGAAGGCTCAGCAGGGACACACGGGAGCTGCAGGCAGTGACCCCCTCGCTAATCCACTGGAGCCGGCGGACGAACCCATGGCTGACGAAGCAGAAGCCAGCCGCCTCCTGGACTGGCCCCAGCTGGAACTCGAGCGCGTCAACAGTTTCCTCACCAGTCGCCTCGAGGAGATCAAAAACACCATCAAAGACTCCATCCGGGCCTCGTTTAGCATGTACGACCTCAATCTGGATGTCAACGACTTCCCCAAGAAGGCGGCCATGCTGGAAGGAAATCATTTACTGTCTCATCTCAACGGCTCCTCTGATATGCAGCAGATAGACCTGGACCTCTCGCCTCTTTCACTGGGGAATTTCAAGAGCCATATGGACCTGGCGAACGGTTGGGAAGACACGGCCTCAGTCACCGCCCCAAACACAGCCACAGGTGGCAGTGGATCTAAGGACAACCAGCGTGCAAACACAGCTCAAAATCCCTCTAAACTCACAAGAATCTCTTCTCCAGAAAAATGCACTACAGCTGACGGTTTACCGCCGCCGCCAGTCCAGGCAACAGCAAAGTCAAAAGACAGCGGAGACGCCAAGAGTCAAACGGTTGGTGCTACAAAGTCCAAGAAGAGtaaaaaacagcagcaaaaacagGAACCGCCCGTTCACGAACACAGTTCTAAAGCCGGGGAGACCAAAGTGGCTGAAAACGGCTCCAGTGGTGCTAAAGCTGGATCCAAACCCACACAGCAGTGTGTCGACAGTCAGAGAAACGGCACCAGGAAGCTAGACGAAGGCAGGTCGACCAAAAATGCAACAAATGGTGCAAACTGTGGCCTCTTGAGTGCGCCAAAGGGCCGTGGCGAGACAGAGGTGAAAGTGGGGCGATGCGATGAGGTGGACAGCAAGGGCCAACCCAGCGTTCAGACTAACGGACAGCAGCAACTTCAGtccaagaacaaaaacaaaaagaacaaaaacaagggAGAAAAGTCCAGCAATGCGATTG ATGATGTCTTTCTTCCAAAAGATGTGGATCCAACAGAAATGGATGAGATCGACCGAGAAGTGGAGTATTTCAAAAG GTTTTGCCTTGATTCAGCAAAGCAAACTCGGCAGAAGGTAGCAGTAAACTGGTCCAACTTCAGCCTCAAGAAAGTCCCTTCTAATGCAGCTCAGTAA
- the ddx41 gene encoding probable ATP-dependent RNA helicase DDX41 — METENRLKRKSNGESKESGSEGSEDDDYVPYVPVKIRKQQMLQKMLRLRGKAVDEDLKDSGEEQRDEEEGLGPRSNVSLLDQHQHLKEKAEARKESAKEKQLKEEEKILESVAEGRALMSVKEMAKGIIYDDPIKTSWKAPRYILNMPDTRNERVRKKFHILVDGDGIPPPIKSFREMKLPPAVLKGLKKKGIVHPTPIQIQGIPTVLSGRDMIGIAFTGSGKTLVFTLPIIMFALEQEKRLPFYKREGPYGLIICPSRELARQTHGIIEYYCKLLEEEGAPQLRTALCIGGMSVKEQMEVVKHGVHMMVATPGRLMDLLQKKMVSLDICRYLALDEADRMIDMGFEEDIRTIFSYFKGQRQTLLFSATMPKKIQNFAKSALVKPITINVGRAGAASLDVIQEVEYVKEEAKMVYLLECLQKTTPPVLIFAEKKADVDAIHEYLLLKGVEAVAIHGGKDQEERTKAIEAFKEGKKDVLVATDVASKGLDFPAIQHVVNYDMPEEIENYVHRIGRTGRSGKTGIATTFINKGCDESVLMDLKALLVEAKQKVPPVLQVLQTGDETMLDIGGERGCTFCGGLGHRITDCPKLEAMQTKQVTNIGRKDYLAHSSMDF; from the exons ATGGAGACCGAGAATCGACTCAAGCGG AAATCGAACGGGGAAAGTAAAGAGTCTGGCTCCGAGGGCTCTGAGGACGATGACTATGTTCCCTATGTCCCTGTTAAAATCAGGAAGCAGCAAATG CTTCAAAAGATGCTGCGCCTTCGAGGTAAAGCTGTGGATGAGGACCTTAAAGACAGTGGAGAAGaacagagagatgaagaggagggtcTTGGTCCACGTTCCAACGTCAGTCTCCTTGACCAGCACCAGCACCTGAAGGAAAAGGCAGAAG CCCGAAAAGAGTCAGCCAAGGAGAagcagctgaaggaggaagagaagatcCTTGAAAGTGTAGCAGAGGGCAGAG CTCTGATGTCTGTTAAGGAAATGGCTAAGGGCATCATATATGATGATCCAATTAAAACAAG TTGGAAGGCGCCACGTTACATTCTGAATATGCCAGACACTAGAAATGAGCGGGTCAGGAAGAAGTTTCACATCCTGGTCGATGGCGATGGCATTCCTCCTCCAATCAAAAGCTTCAGGGAGATGAAGTTACCACCAG CGGTTTTAAAGGGTTTGAAGAAAAAGGGCATTGTGCATCCCACACCAATTCAGATTCAAGGAATACCCACCGT TCTCTCAGGTCGAGACATGATTGGCATTGCCTTCACCGGTTCTGGAAAAACTTTGGTTTTCACTTTACCAATCATCATGTTTGCACTGGAGCAGGAGAAAAGGCTGCCGTTCTATAAAAGAGAGGGACCGTACGGACTCATCATCTGCCCTTCA AGAGAGCTGGCCAGACAGACACACGGCATCATTGAGTATTATTGTaaactgctggaggaggagggcgctCCTCAGCTGAGAACTGCTCTCTGTATCGGAGGAATGTCGGTCAAGGAGCAGATGGAAGTTGTGAAACA TGGAGTTCACATGATGGTTGCCACCCCTGGGAGACTCATGGACCTGCTGCAGAAGAAGATGGTCAGTCTGGACATCTGTCGCTACCTGGCGCTGGATGAAGCCGACAGGATGATTGACATGGGTTTTGAGGAGGACATTAGGACCATCTTCTCTTATTTTAAG GGTCAGAGGCAAACGCTGCTCTTCAGTGCCACTATGCCAAAGAAGATCCAGAACTTTGCCAAGAGTGCTCTGGTCAAGCCTATCACCATCAACGTGGGCAGGGCTGGCGCTGCCAGTTTAGACGTCATCCAG GAAGTGGAGTATGTCAAAGAAGAGGCGAAGATGGTGTACCTGCTCGAGTGTCTGCAGAAAACTACCCCGCCT GTGCTGATATTTGCTGAGAAGAAGGCAGATGTAGATGCCATTCACGAGTATCTGTTGCTAAAAGGTGTTGAAGCTGTCGCCATTCACGGAGGGAAAG ATCAGGAAGAGAGAACAAAAGCCATCGAGGCCTTCAAGGAAGGGAAGAAGGATGTGTTGGTGGCCACCGACGTGGCCTCCAAGGGTCTGGACTTCCCTGCAATCCAGCACGTGGTGAATTACGACATGCCTGAGGAGATAGAAAACTATG TCCACAGAATTGGAAGAACTGGGCGATCGGGTAAAACTGGCATTGCCACCACCTTCATCAACAAAGGCTGTG ATGAGTCCGTCCTGATGGATCTGAAGGCTCTGCTGGTTGAAGCCAAGCAGAAGGTCCCTCCTGTCCTCCAGGTTCTCCAGACAGGAGACGAGACCATGCTGGACATCGGAG GCGAGCGAGGGTGCACCTTCTGCGGAGGTCTCGGTCATCGCATCACGGACTGTCCCAAACTGGAGGCCATGCAGACCAAGCAGGTCACCAACATCGGCAGGAAGGACTACCTGGCTCACAGCTCCATGGACTTCTAA